The Mastacembelus armatus chromosome 9, fMasArm1.2, whole genome shotgun sequence genome contains a region encoding:
- the LOC113138813 gene encoding mothers against decapentaplegic homolog 4 yields MSITNTPTSNDACLSIVHSLMCHRQGGESETFAKRAIESLVKKLKEKKDELDSLITAITTNGAHPSKCVTIQRTLDGRLQVAGRKGFPHVIYARLWRWPDLHKNELKHVKYCQFAFDLKCDSVCVNPYHYERVVSPGIDISGLTLTSSGPSSGLIVKDEYDFDGQQSLPSIDGGHSIQTIQHPPSSSRPAPSESFVAPNLLPPTEPSTSASTSSFPAIAAGSGSTSSTWPRNSSFTPNIPHHTNGHLQHHPPMPHPTHYWPVHNELAFQPPISNHPAPDYWCSIAYFEMDVQVGETFKVPSSCPVVTVDGYVDPSGGDRFCLGQLSNVHRTEAIERARLHIGKGVQLECKGEGDVWVRCLSDHAVFVQSYYLDREAGRAPGDAVHKIYPSAYIKVFDLRQCHRQMQQQAATAQAAAAAQAAAVAGNIPGPGSVGGIAPAISLSAAAGIGVDDLRRLCILRMSFVKGWGPDYPRQSIKETPCWIEIHLHRALQLLDEVLHTMPIADPQPLD; encoded by the exons ATGTCCATCACCAACACACCCACCAGCAATGACGCCTGCCTGAGCATCGTGCACAGTTTGATGTGTCACAGACAGGGTGGCGAGAGCGAGACTTTCGCCAAGCGGGCCATCGAGAGCCTGGTGAAAAagctgaaggagaaaaaagatgaaCTGGACTCCCTCATCACAGCAATCACCACCAATGGGGCCCATCCCAGCAAGTGTGTTACCATTCAGAGGACACTTGATGGAAGGTTGCAG GTGGCAGGACGTAAAGGCTTCCCTCATGTAATCTATGCCCGGCTGTGGCGGTGGCCAGACCTGCATAAGAATGAACTGAAACACGTCAAATACTGCCAGTTTGCCTTTGACCTcaaatgtgacagtgtgtgtgtcaaccCCTATCACTATGAGAGAGTGGTGTCTCCTGGCATAG ACATATCAGGACTGACCCTGACCAGTTCTGGACCCAGCTCAGGACTTATAGTGAAGGATGAGTATGATTTTGATGGACAGCAGAGTCTGCCCTCCATTGATGGAGGGCACTCCATCCAGACTATCCAGCACCCCCCATCCAGCAGCCGCCCAGCCCCTTCAGAATCATTTGTGGCCCCAAACCTGCTCCCACCTACTGAACCCTCCACCTCTGCCTCAACCTCATCTTTCCCTGCTATTGCTGCTGGATCAGGCA GCACCAGCTCCACCTGGCCTAGAAACAGCAGCTTCACCCCCAACATACCCCACCACACCAATGGCCATCTACAGCACCACCCTCCTATGCCACATCCAACACACTACT GGCCAGTGCATAACGAGCTCGCCTTTCAGCCCCCTATTTCCAATCATCCAG CTCCTGACTACTGGTGTTCCATTGCCTATTTTGAGATGGATGTTCAGGTGGGGGAGACATTTAAGGTACCCTCTTCTTGCCCCGTCGTTACTGTGGATGGCTATGTCGATCCATCAGGAGGAGACAGGTTCTGTTTGGGCCAGCTCAGCAATGTCCATCGGACTGAGGCTATTGAGAGAGCAAG GCTTCACATTGGTAAGGGGGTCCAGTTGGAGTGTAAAGGGGAAGGAGATGTTTGGGTGCGATGCCTCAGTGACCATGCAGTATTTGTCCAGAGTTACTATCTGGACAGAGAGGCGGGCCGTGCCCCTGGAGACGCTGTTCACAAAATCTACCCCAGTGCTTACATCAAG GTGTTTGACCTTCGGCAGTGCCACAGACAGATGCAACAGCAGGCTGCGACGGCtcaagctgcagctgcagcccaAGCAGCAGCTGTGGCTGGAAACATACCTGGACCGGGATCAGTAGGAGGCATAGCTCCAGCCATTA gtctgtcagcagcagctggtaTCGGGGTTGACGACCTCCGGAGGCTGTGTATTCTCAGGATGAGTTTTGTTAAGGGCTGGGGGCCTGACTACCCTCGTCAGAGCATCAAGGAGACCCCTTGCTGGATTGAAATCCACCTACACAGAGCTCTACAGTTACTCGATGAGGTTCTGCACACTATGCCTATAGCAGACCCACAACCTCTGGACTGA